TGGGTGAATTCATAACTTTTGCCGATGAGTTCCTGGGATTTTTTCAGATAAAGGGGATCGTTTTCAAATAAAATGGGGTAATAATCGTGGATCATGGCTACGCAGGAACCGCTGGGGCTAACTACGACTTCGCTATGTTCCAAAGAGTCAATCAGGGTCCGGGCAACTTCCCGGGCGTCATCAAAGTACCCGGAGTTAAAGGCGATCTGCCCGCAGCAGACTTGGCCCTCGGGAACATCCACAGTATGCCCTAAGTGTTCTAAGATTCTTGCCATGGTCAGATCCACGTCGGGAAAGAGGGCATTGGCCAGGCAGGTGGCAAAAAGGGAAACCTTCATAAACACCATCCTTTTTAAAGCAGTATAATTTCTCAGGAATACTCTTAGTATTTCCTCATAAAACTGCTTTTGATGCGGCGGAACGTGTTTTAAGTCAAAAAGAGAAGCTATTTAGCCTAAACGGGCAATAGCTTCTCTTTTTGCAGGTTCTTATACAGTTTGCTTGTTAACCGAGAAGGGGTACATTGGGTTCTTCGTACCAGATGGAAAGGACGGTTGCAGTGCCGGTACTCTGGGTAATCTTCACTATCTTCAGCCAATTGTTAGCCTCTAACCAAGCATTGACTTGAGTTTCTAAAATTCTGGAATCCGGAGAACTAAAAATTCTGACTTTCATTCTATTCGCCCTTTCATGAGAGTGGAATAAATCTATACAGGTTATGACTTTATCATACGACAGCAGGGAGTATTGATCAAGATTTGTGATGAGCTGTGGATTATAAATAAAGCTGTAAAAAATAATAAAAAGTTCAGAAAAATCTATTTATTTTTTCAAAAGTATATGTTATGATGTGTCCAACTGAATGGTTATTCATTCAGTTGGAATGTTAAGACTACATAGGTTAAGAGGTGAGGTGCAGATTTCCATGGACGCGCAGCGCGAGGGTAAATTTCAGCGGATTCTCGATGCTGCCATCGAAGCTTTTGCAGAATCCGGATTTCATCATTGTCAGGTGAATAAGATTGCCCGTCTGGCTGGGGTTGCAGATGGTACCATTTACTTGTATTTCAAAAGTAAAGAAGATGTGCTCATACGAGTGTTTCAAGAACGCATGGGAGATTTTATTGCCTCTATGAGTAAAGAACTGTCTCAGTGCAAGACAACGGAAGCCCGTTTAAAGACCATTGTCAAAACCCATTTTTCTTATATGGAGGAAAATCGTTCCATTGCCATCGTAACTCAGTTGGAACTCAGGCAGTCTGATCCCCGTATCAGGTTACACATTAATAATACAGTGGTGGATTATTTCAATCTTATTGAGGAGGTGATCCAACAGGGCATAGAAAGCGGAGAAGTTCCCAAAATCGATACAAGGGTAGCACGTCAAATGATCTTTGGATCCTTAGATGAGGCTACAACGGATTGGGTTATGGCTCGCAGTCCACGAACCTTAAAAAGTGAGATTGAGCCGATGTTAGCTTTATTTGAGGGCGCACTTCGGTTGAATAAACCAAACACTTGAAACCAGGTGCGGCTGAACCGAAACGAGAGGAGGATGGAAATGCAGATTCATAAAGTTGCGGTGATAGGGTCGGGTGTCATGGGAAGTACCATTGCTGCTCATTTGGCCAACGCCGGAATCCCAAGCCTGTTGTTGGATATTGTTCCTTCTAAATTGTCGGCGAAAGAAGAAGCTGCCGGATTAACCTTGGAGGACCCTAAAGTACGGAATAGTATTGCCGAAGGCAATAAGGCTAAGTTGTTAAAAATGAATCCCGCCCCATTATTAGTTCCGGAATTTGCAGATCGCATTGAAGTTGGAAACATAAGTGATGATTTGGGTCGCTTAAACGAGGTTGATTGGGTGATTGAGGTTGTTGTGGAACGCCTGGATATTAAGGTGGATCTTTTCAAGAAGATTGCAGCTATTGTTAAACCAGGCACTATCGTCAGTTCCAACACCTCCGGCATTTCCTTAAAAGCCATGGTCAGTGATTTGCCCGAGAGCTTTACACGTTATTTTCTGGGAACACACTTCTTTAATCCCCCCCGCTATATGAAACTCTTGGAAATTATCCCCGGACCCAATACTGACCCGGAGATTATGACATATCTATGTGAGTTTGGAGAAAGAGTCTTAGGCAAAGGAGTGGTTATCGCTAAAGATACCCCCAACTTCATTGCCAATCGGATTGGGGTTTATGGCTTAGCCGTAACCCTGCAAGAAATGCTTCGTTCCGGCTTAAGCGTTGACGAAGTGGATGCCCTTACCGGACCGGTTATGGGACGGCCAAAGAGTGCTTCCTTCCGAACCGTTGACCTGGTCGGTCTGGATACTTTTATCCATACGGCTAATACAGTGGCTTTGGGAGTACCTGCTGAAAAAGATAATTTTACCTTACCTGAATTTATGCAAACAATGCTGACCAATGGTTGGCTTGGCGATAAAACTAAACAAGGTTTCTATAAAAAGTCCAAGGGACCTCAAGGTAAAGTGGTTGAAGTCCTGGATCCCCACACTATGACCTATGTCCCCAAGAAAAAGGTCAGTTTTGCTTCTTTGGAAAAAGCAAAAGCTGCCGGCAGCCTCACGGAAAAAATGCGCACCTTGATCAACGGTAAAGACGCCGGGGCTGAGTTCTCCTGGAATGTCCTAAAACCTGTCCTGCTCTACGCAGCTGCCATTGCTAAGGATATTGCTGACAATATTTCCGGTATTGATGAGGGCATGCGCTGGGGCTTCAACTGGCAAATGGGACCCTTTGAAATTTGGGATGCCTTAGGTGTGAAAACCATTGCTGACCGCGTCGTGGCAGAAGGCGGGACACTGCCTCCCCTGGTGGAAGAACTGCTGGCCAAAGGGCATGACCGTTTCTATCAAAAGAGCGAGTCCGGTGAAGTCTCTTATTTCCAAGATGGCGAGTATCATAAAAAACCGGCCAGCCCATATGCCGTTTCCCTTAAACAAGCCCATAAGGACGGCAAGAAGATCATCGGCAATGCCGGAGCCAGCCTGATTGACCTGGGGGATGGCGTGGCTTGCTTAGAGTTCCACTCACCCAACAATTCCATTGGTGCGGATATCCTCACCATGATTCACAAGTCCCTGGAAGAAGTGGATAAAAACTATTTGGGCATGGTCATCGGCAATCAGGGTAAGAACTTCTGTGTCGGGGCTAATCTGATGCAGATTCTCCTGGAAGCGGAAGAAGAAAACTGGGATGACCTGGACTACATGGTTCGTCAATTCCAGAACGGAACTATGGCCCTGAAATACGCCAAAAAACCTGTGGTAGCAGCCCCCTTTGGCATGACTCTGGGCGGCGGCTGTGAAGTTTGCCTGCACTCTCATGCTATTCAGGCTTCCTCGGAAACTTACATGGGCCTGGTGGAAGTAGGCGTGGGCTTGATTCCTGGCGGCGGCGGCACCAAAGAAATGGCTGTCCGGGCCATGGAAGGAATTCTCCCGGGCATTCAAGTCGCTCCGGATTATTTCTTCGGCAAGCGCTTTGAAATTGTGGCTATGGCTCAAGTTTCCAACAGTGCGGAAAAAGCTCGTCATTTGGGCTTCCTCCGTGAAGGTGACCGCTACAGCATGAATCCGGATCATGTGATCCTGGATGCCAAAGCCCGGGTTATTGACTTAGCTCGTAATTTCAGACCGAATTTACCCAAGAAATATAAAGTCGGCGGGCCTGGCGTGCGGGCTACCCTGGAACTGGCTCTCTATGGAATGCGGGAAGGAAATTACATCTCCGAGTATGACCAGCATATCGGCAAGAAAATCGCCTATGCCGTTACCGGCGGAGACCGTCCGGCAGGAAGCCTTGTGGATGAACAATATCTCTTGGATCTTGAACGTGAAGCTTTTATGAGCTTAGTGGGCGAACCGAAAACTCATGACCGGATCCGCCATATGCTTTCTAAAGGCAAACCACTACGTAATTAGGGGGGGAAAAGCATGCAAGAAGCCTTCATTATAGAGTCGAAGCGTACAGCCATCGGAAAATCGGGTCGAGGTGCTTTGGCACAAGTTCGCCCGGATGACCTAGGTGCTTATGTTATTCAGGATATTCTCAAAAGAGTTCCGTCACTTAATCCCGCAGAGATTGATGACTTAGTTATAGGCTGCTCCTTCCCTGAAGCAGAGCAGGGAATGAATATGGCTAAAATCATGGCTTTACGGGCAGGTTTACCCATCGATGTCCCGGGAGTTACTATCAACCGATTCTGCTCCTCAGGATTACAAGCCATTTCCATGGCCGCGGACCGTATCCGTTTAGGGGAAGCGGATGTCATGATTGCCGGGGGAGCCGAGAGTATGTCCATGGTACCCATGGGCGGTGCTAAACCTGCACCCAATCCGTATTTGGTCGAGCATGCTCCCCAAGCTTATGTATCCATGGGGATTACGGCCGAGAATGTGGCTCTGAAATATGAAGTAACCCGTGAGCAGCAGGATGCCTTTGCCGCTTCAAGTCATCAAAAAGCCTGGGCAGCCCAAAGCAGCGGCCGCTTTGATGATGAAATTGTTCCGGTTCCATTGCCTATGTACGGCAAGCCTGGTGAAAAGTGGTTTACCAAAGATGAGGGAATTCGTCAGGAAACCACTGTGGAGTCATTAGCGAAATTAAGGACAGCCTTTAAAGCGGGAGGTAGTGTCACGGCAGGGAACTCGTCCCAGACCAGTGACGGTGCAGCCATGACCTTGTTGATGTCCGAACAAAAGGTTAAAGAACTTAATCTTAAACCCTTGGCCGTTTGGAGGGGATTTGCCGTAGCCGGTGTGGAACCGGAACTGATGGGTATTGGACCGATTAAAGCCATTCCCAAGGTCTTAAAGCAAGTTGGCATGACTTTGGATCAAATTGATTTGTTCGAATTGAACGAGGCCTTTGCTTCTCAATCCTTAGCTATTCTGAAAACCTTGGAAATAGATCCGGCCAAAGTAAACCCTAATGGCGGCGCCATTGCCTTTGGACACCCCTTGGGCTGCACAGGTGCTAAGCTTACCGCAACTCTTTTAAGTGAAATGACCAAGCGGAAGCTGAAGTACGGCATGGTTACCATGTGTATCGGCGGCGGCATGGGTGCTGCCGGGATCTACGAGATGCTGTAACCCAGACAGGGGGACGGTTCTTCTGTCCGGCTGGGAGGCATGTGAAATTAAAGGGATATCACCATTAGATGAGATATGAGAGATGTGTTAGGTCAGACAGCGAGACATGCGAGACAGAGACATGGGGGCTGATTCTCGTGTTTGGCTGGTAAGTCAGGTGAAAGTAAGGGCAAATTGCCTGCTGGATACACAAAATGTGAGTGTTGTTTTATACCAGAATAGGTTTGAGAGCGAAATTCGATGCTATCTTCCACGATTCCCCTACACCAACCTCGAACATCGAATTTCGCACCTCGATAATGAGGAGGAACAAGATATGGAATTAGCAGTGCGCGGGGGCGGTTTCTTACTGACAGAAGTTACTCCGGATCAAATATTTGTGCGGGAAGAAATCAATGAAGACCATCGCCAGCTTAAGAGAATGGCCCATAATTTTATGAGCAAAGAGGTCGCTCCCAGGATTGAGGAGATCGAGGAGCAAAAAGATGGGGTTGCCCGGGAATTCATGCGCCAAGCAGGAGAATTGGGCCTGTTAGGTTTGGAAATTCCTGAAGAATTTGAAGGCTTAGCTTTAGACAAAGCTTCTACCGTCGTAGTAGGTGAAGAGGTTCCCCGGGGAGGATCCTTTGCAGTGTCTTATGCTGCTCATACCGGAATCGGAACCTTGCCCATTGTTTATTTCGGTACCCCTGAGCAAAAAGCCAAGTATCTCCCCGGTCTGGCTAATGGCAGCAAGGTTGCCGCTTATTGCCTGACAGAGCCCGGTTCCGGTTCGGATGCTTTAGGTGCGAAAGCTACAGCTGTACTTAATGCCGAAGGTACGCACTACTGTTTAAATGGGACTAAACAATTCATAACCAATGCAGGTTTTGCCGATGTCTTCCTTGTTTATGCTAAAGTGGACGGCAAATTGACCAATTTCATTGTAGAACGGGACTACCCCGGTCTCTCTCTTGGACCTGAAGAGCAAAAAATGGGAATCAAAGGGTCTTCCACACGCCAGGTAATTTTGGAAGATGTTATGGTTCCTGTTGAAAATATCGTTGGGGAATTGGGACGCGGGCATGTTGTGGCCTTCAATATTCTCAATGTTGGCCGCTTTAAACTGGCCGCCGGAGCCATCGGCAGTGTTGAAGTAGTTCTAGAAACCGCTTTGAAATATGCTTCAGAGCGGAAACAATTTGGTGCAGCACTGAATACCTTTGGAGCTATTCAAAACAAAATTGCCGAGATCGCTACCCGGGCTTTCATGGCTGAAAGTGTGGTTTATCGTACTGCCGGGCTGATGGAAAGCGGCTTCCATGATCTTGACCTGACCGGAGACTGCCGCAAAGAAGCCGGCAAGGCTTTGGAAGAATATGCTATAGAATGCTCCCTGAACAAAGTCTATGCTTCGGAAGTGTTAGACTTCGCTGTGGATGAAGGAGTTCAGATTCATGGCGGCTATGGATTTATTAAGGAGTACCCCATTGAGCGGATGTACCGGGATTCCCGCATCAATCGCTTATTCGAGGGAACTAATGAAATCAACCGCCTGCTGGTCCCCGGAACCTTGCTCAAACGGGCCATGACAGGCGAACTGCCCCTGCTGCAGGCGGCTCAGGCTGTGAGCAAAGAGCTTGTTTCCATCGGTTTAGGCGGGGAGGCTGAAGGCTTGGAAGCTCTCAACCAAATGACCCAAAAAGCGAAGAAGCTCTGCTTAATGGCTGCAGGACTGGCAGCTCAAAACATGGGCATGGCT
This Desulfosporosinus orientis DSM 765 DNA region includes the following protein-coding sequences:
- a CDS encoding TetR/AcrR family transcriptional regulator, coding for MDAQREGKFQRILDAAIEAFAESGFHHCQVNKIARLAGVADGTIYLYFKSKEDVLIRVFQERMGDFIASMSKELSQCKTTEARLKTIVKTHFSYMEENRSIAIVTQLELRQSDPRIRLHINNTVVDYFNLIEEVIQQGIESGEVPKIDTRVARQMIFGSLDEATTDWVMARSPRTLKSEIEPMLALFEGALRLNKPNT
- a CDS encoding 3-hydroxyacyl-CoA dehydrogenase/enoyl-CoA hydratase family protein produces the protein MQIHKVAVIGSGVMGSTIAAHLANAGIPSLLLDIVPSKLSAKEEAAGLTLEDPKVRNSIAEGNKAKLLKMNPAPLLVPEFADRIEVGNISDDLGRLNEVDWVIEVVVERLDIKVDLFKKIAAIVKPGTIVSSNTSGISLKAMVSDLPESFTRYFLGTHFFNPPRYMKLLEIIPGPNTDPEIMTYLCEFGERVLGKGVVIAKDTPNFIANRIGVYGLAVTLQEMLRSGLSVDEVDALTGPVMGRPKSASFRTVDLVGLDTFIHTANTVALGVPAEKDNFTLPEFMQTMLTNGWLGDKTKQGFYKKSKGPQGKVVEVLDPHTMTYVPKKKVSFASLEKAKAAGSLTEKMRTLINGKDAGAEFSWNVLKPVLLYAAAIAKDIADNISGIDEGMRWGFNWQMGPFEIWDALGVKTIADRVVAEGGTLPPLVEELLAKGHDRFYQKSESGEVSYFQDGEYHKKPASPYAVSLKQAHKDGKKIIGNAGASLIDLGDGVACLEFHSPNNSIGADILTMIHKSLEEVDKNYLGMVIGNQGKNFCVGANLMQILLEAEEENWDDLDYMVRQFQNGTMALKYAKKPVVAAPFGMTLGGGCEVCLHSHAIQASSETYMGLVEVGVGLIPGGGGTKEMAVRAMEGILPGIQVAPDYFFGKRFEIVAMAQVSNSAEKARHLGFLREGDRYSMNPDHVILDAKARVIDLARNFRPNLPKKYKVGGPGVRATLELALYGMREGNYISEYDQHIGKKIAYAVTGGDRPAGSLVDEQYLLDLEREAFMSLVGEPKTHDRIRHMLSKGKPLRN
- a CDS encoding acetyl-CoA C-acyltransferase codes for the protein MQEAFIIESKRTAIGKSGRGALAQVRPDDLGAYVIQDILKRVPSLNPAEIDDLVIGCSFPEAEQGMNMAKIMALRAGLPIDVPGVTINRFCSSGLQAISMAADRIRLGEADVMIAGGAESMSMVPMGGAKPAPNPYLVEHAPQAYVSMGITAENVALKYEVTREQQDAFAASSHQKAWAAQSSGRFDDEIVPVPLPMYGKPGEKWFTKDEGIRQETTVESLAKLRTAFKAGGSVTAGNSSQTSDGAAMTLLMSEQKVKELNLKPLAVWRGFAVAGVEPELMGIGPIKAIPKVLKQVGMTLDQIDLFELNEAFASQSLAILKTLEIDPAKVNPNGGAIAFGHPLGCTGAKLTATLLSEMTKRKLKYGMVTMCIGGGMGAAGIYEML
- a CDS encoding acyl-CoA dehydrogenase family protein, whose product is MELAVRGGGFLLTEVTPDQIFVREEINEDHRQLKRMAHNFMSKEVAPRIEEIEEQKDGVAREFMRQAGELGLLGLEIPEEFEGLALDKASTVVVGEEVPRGGSFAVSYAAHTGIGTLPIVYFGTPEQKAKYLPGLANGSKVAAYCLTEPGSGSDALGAKATAVLNAEGTHYCLNGTKQFITNAGFADVFLVYAKVDGKLTNFIVERDYPGLSLGPEEQKMGIKGSSTRQVILEDVMVPVENIVGELGRGHVVAFNILNVGRFKLAAGAIGSVEVVLETALKYASERKQFGAALNTFGAIQNKIAEIATRAFMAESVVYRTAGLMESGFHDLDLTGDCRKEAGKALEEYAIECSLNKVYASEVLDFAVDEGVQIHGGYGFIKEYPIERMYRDSRINRLFEGTNEINRLLVPGTLLKRAMTGELPLLQAAQAVSKELVSIGLGGEAEGLEALNQMTQKAKKLCLMAAGLAAQNMGMALKDNQFILTGMAEMVLQVYAMESAVLRAQKVQTLEVTDEHKEFVAKAATLGAYSAFTILEQQAKEVLCAVEKGDSLSTVLAGMRKLVRRPNVDMIGLRQEIAKYIIEKEGYPVNYI